CGGCGGGCACGGGGTTGCCGTTCTCGTCCTCCAGCCGGACCTCTACCATGGCCAGGGGCAGCATGTTCGTCCGCAGCGCCTCCCAGGCCTCGGGCGTGCCCGGCTCGACGCCCCTGGGCACCACCGAGATGGTGGCCGCCAGCTGGTCGGAGCCACCGTAGATCACGCTGTAGGCGATGCCCCGCTCCCGCGCCCGCCGCGCCAAGCCCGACGGCACCGGGCTGCCGCCGGTGAGGATCTTGTACCCCTTGAGCTCGGCCACGCCGGCCTGGTCGGCCGCCTCCAGCAACATGTGGAGCTGGGTCGGCACCATGTTGGACCAGGTGACCCCTTCGTCCAGGATCAGGCGCACCTGCTCGGCGGGAGTGGCTTTACCGGGCAGCACCAGCTTGGCGCCCAGGTAGGGGACGAACAGGGCGGTACCCCACCCGTGGATGTGAAAGAACGGGATGCACGGCATGTACACGTCCCGGCTGCCGGCCGCCGCTCCGGTGGGATGGGTGGCCAGGTGGTGCAGGATGCCCAGTGACGCCAGCAGCATGTCCCGGTGCCGGTAGAGCATCCCCTTGGGCCGGCCGGTGGTGCCGGTGGTGTAGAAGATGGAATACGGATCGGTCTCGCGGACCCGCGCCGCCTCGTCCGGCACTTCGGCCCGGCCCTCCTGGACCAGTTCCTCGTGAGTGGGCGTGCCCGGCTCGGGCGACTCGTCACCGTCCGTCAGCCAGACCCAGTTCCGGAAGAGCGGCCGCGCCTTGGCCAGCGGCTGCTGAAACCCTTCCCAGACGAACATCCACTCCACGCCGGCATGCTGGAGGCTGTAGAGGAGGTCGTCGGGCGGAAGGCGGAAGTTGATGGTGTGCAACACGGCCCCCAGCATGGAGCTGGCGTAGTGCAGCTCCAGGTACCGGTGGCTGTTGACGTCCATGACCCCCAGCACGGTGCCCCGGCCCACGCCTTGCTTCTTCAGGCTCTGGGCCGGCCGCAGCACCCGCTCGTAGAACTGCCCGTAGGTGAACCGCCGCCTCCCGTAGACGATCTCGGAGTCCGGCCCGTTGTGCAGAGCGCTCTTCAACACCTCGTGGACGACCAGCTCGCGCACCGTGCGCTCCCCCTCTCCGCGTGGTCAGTGATCGCTCGGGCCCGGCCGGCGGGCCGGCCCGTGCGGGCTCCCCGTCGTCGTGTCCCCGTGGTCGTGGACCCCTGGTTCCCGAATTGCAGATTTGCCAATTGCGCAATTGCCAATCGAGGCTTCCGCCTCCCCGCCTCCGCCTCGCCTCCCATCCCCCCACCAGCGGGGTAAGGGCCGCCCCGGGGACCGGCCGGCACCTAGGCCGACCACACCTCCGGCTTGTCCAGCGCCCAGGCCGGGTACTCCTCCCCTAGGAGGAACCGGCGGGCGTACAGCGCGGCCAAGTTGGCGTAGCGGTCCCCAGCGGTTTCCGCCAGCTTGTACAGGAGGCCCACCTGGGCGGCGTCGGCCAGCCGGGCCGTGGCATCCTTGGCGTACCACTGGGCCTCTTCGGGCTTGCTGCCGGCCAGCCGGGCCAGGGTGGCCTCGATGACCTCCCGGGCGGTCCGGGCCTCGGCCGTGCCGGCCTTCTCCAGCATCGGGATGAACTCGGCCAGGAAGGCCTCGTGGGCCCGCTTCTTGTGCATGGCCTCCAGCAGGTCCAGGGCCTGAATGTTGCTGGGCCCCTCCCAGATGGGCGTGATCAGCGCCTCGCGGTGCCAGCGGGCCACGGCGTACTCCTCCAGGAACCCGAGCCCGCCGAAGAGCTCCATGGCCAGCCGCGTCACCTCGGCGGCGTGGTCGGCGGTGCGGTTCTTGGCCAGGTGGGAGAGGAACCGGGCGTAGTGGTAGCGGGACGTGTAGGGCGGTAACTCGTCCCACGCCTTCTCGAAGAGGTCGGCGGCGTGGAAGCCCAGCATCAGGCCGCCGGCGATGCGCACGGCCATGTCGGTCAGGTCGCGGCGAATCAGCGGGTGGTCCACCAGCTGCCGGCCGAAGGAGCGGCGGCGACGCACCCGCTCCAGCACCTCCAGGTGCGCCTTGCGGGCGATGCCCATGCCGGCGATGGCGTTGGCCAGCCGGGAGACCGTGAGAACCTCGAGGGTGTAGTAGATCCCCTTCTCGGCCTCGCCCACCAGGAAGGCCTCGCTGCCCCGGAAGTCGACCTCGCCGGAGGGGACGGCGCGGGTGGCGCTCTTGTCCTTAAGCCGGCGGACGTGGTAGTTCAGCTCGCCGGCCCGGTTCATCCGGGGCACGAGGAAGAGGGCCAGCCCCTTGGGCCCGGCGGGCGCCCCTTCCGGCCGGGCGGTGACCACGGCCACGTCGGTCAGGCCGGCGCCGCTGCAGAAGTACTTCTCGCCGTCCAGACGCCAGGCGTCGCCGTCGCGGGTGGCCCGGAGGGTGTTGGCGCCCAGGTCGCTGCCGCCCTGGATCTCCGTCATCCAGGTGGCACCCCAGAACTCGCCGCGGAGCAGCTTGTCCTTCCACTCGGCGAACTCCGGGGCGTAT
The sequence above is drawn from the Thermaerobacter sp. FW80 genome and encodes:
- a CDS encoding AMP-binding protein: MRELVVHEVLKSALHNGPDSEIVYGRRRFTYGQFYERVLRPAQSLKKQGVGRGTVLGVMDVNSHRYLELHYASSMLGAVLHTINFRLPPDDLLYSLQHAGVEWMFVWEGFQQPLAKARPLFRNWVWLTDGDESPEPGTPTHEELVQEGRAEVPDEAARVRETDPYSIFYTTGTTGRPKGMLYRHRDMLLASLGILHHLATHPTGAAAGSRDVYMPCIPFFHIHGWGTALFVPYLGAKLVLPGKATPAEQVRLILDEGVTWSNMVPTQLHMLLEAADQAGVAELKGYKILTGGSPVPSGLARRARERGIAYSVIYGGSDQLAATISVVPRGVEPGTPEAWEALRTNMLPLAMVEVRLEDENGNPVPADGKSIGEVLVRSPWLPDGYYKDPERSRGVYEDGWFRSGDLGVMNPDGTLYVVDRKKDAVKSGGEWIATGVLEALISEHPDVAAVAVIARPDERWGERPLAVVQPRGVLAKEEARAGLEESLRAHLAAAVEQGRLARFWIPDRFIFVEQLPLTSAGKINKVALRRELVG
- a CDS encoding acyl-CoA dehydrogenase family protein, with the protein product MRYQSYAYEQNHWERDPDLRHVLAHYWPGFAAHEEELRRFGALAGKEVYEVAYHVDHDAPPVLVMHDLDGNRVDRVRLSPAQEALLRELAPMNRPPYEGGSWHHHYALGYLVADPGIYCILTITNQTAYIIHKYAPEFAEWKDKLLRGEFWGATWMTEIQGGSDLGANTLRATRDGDAWRLDGEKYFCSGAGLTDVAVVTARPEGAPAGPKGLALFLVPRMNRAGELNYHVRRLKDKSATRAVPSGEVDFRGSEAFLVGEAEKGIYYTLEVLTVSRLANAIAGMGIARKAHLEVLERVRRRRSFGRQLVDHPLIRRDLTDMAVRIAGGLMLGFHAADLFEKAWDELPPYTSRYHYARFLSHLAKNRTADHAAEVTRLAMELFGGLGFLEEYAVARWHREALITPIWEGPSNIQALDLLEAMHKKRAHEAFLAEFIPMLEKAGTAEARTAREVIEATLARLAGSKPEEAQWYAKDATARLADAAQVGLLYKLAETAGDRYANLAALYARRFLLGEEYPAWALDKPEVWSA